In one window of Microbacterium sp. PM5 DNA:
- the kdpC gene encoding potassium-transporting ATPase subunit KdpC, which yields MSTRTSLRHLGVAARAMLLATVVLGIAYTAVITGVGQVVLPAQANGSLVRDAGGQVVGSALIGQSFTDADGAALPQYFQSRPSAAGSGYDGAASSGSNLGPENSDLVTAIGERQAAIAAADGVAVDEIPADAVTASGSGLDPHISPAYAKLQVARIAAARGLDPAVVSALVDQHTSSRDLGFLGEPRVNVLELNLALDAATR from the coding sequence ATGTCCACCCGCACTTCCCTCCGCCATCTCGGCGTCGCCGCCCGCGCGATGCTGCTCGCCACGGTCGTCCTCGGCATCGCCTACACCGCCGTCATCACGGGCGTCGGCCAGGTGGTCCTGCCCGCGCAGGCCAACGGTTCGCTCGTGCGCGACGCCGGCGGTCAGGTCGTCGGCAGCGCGCTGATCGGCCAGTCCTTCACGGATGCCGACGGGGCAGCCCTCCCCCAGTACTTCCAGTCGCGGCCATCGGCCGCGGGCAGCGGATACGACGGCGCGGCGTCGAGCGGGTCGAACCTCGGCCCGGAGAACAGCGACCTCGTGACCGCGATCGGCGAGCGCCAGGCCGCGATCGCCGCGGCGGACGGTGTCGCGGTGGACGAGATCCCCGCCGATGCCGTCACGGCATCCGGATCGGGACTCGACCCGCACATCTCGCCGGCGTACGCGAAGCTACAGGTGGCCCGCATCGCCGCGGCGCGCGGCCTCGACCCGGCGGTGGTCTCGGCGCTCGTCGATCAGCACACGAGCTCGCGCGACCTCGGCTTCCTGGGCGAGCCCCGCGTGAACGTGCTCGAGCTGAACCTCGCCCTCGACGCCGCCACGCGGTGA
- the kdpF gene encoding K(+)-transporting ATPase subunit F, with translation MDVFSIIGAVLGIASVVYLVVALVKPERF, from the coding sequence ATGGACGTCTTCTCGATCATCGGCGCCGTGCTGGGCATCGCCAGCGTCGTCTACCTCGTCGTCGCCCTCGTGAAACCGGAACGCTTCTGA
- a CDS encoding SRPBCC family protein has protein sequence MPVTDITTDPENLTMTLVADAAAPVSRLWEAFTNPRQLERFWGPPGWPATFTAFDLRPGGRVDYRMTSPQGQRSAGSWEVLNVDPGRSFEVLDSFVGDDGEKLDGFPSMRMVFSFEATADGSRLTNTTYFTSLEALEQVVAMGAIEGSRLAMSQLDAVLQDLRAYAQGKGTRTELLTDQHVRITRLIEGSRELVWRAHHEPELLRQWLLGPDGWQMVECEVGETTRFVWQQGDDESTRFGFESERLLSEPIWREVSTERMIGTPGPSTVNDLQFYEEDGATLLTLLIEYPDKETRDMILATGMTDGMEASYARLEAVVAG, from the coding sequence TCCCGAGAACCTCACGATGACCCTCGTCGCGGATGCCGCGGCACCCGTGTCCCGCCTCTGGGAGGCCTTCACGAACCCGCGTCAACTGGAGCGGTTCTGGGGTCCTCCCGGGTGGCCCGCCACGTTCACGGCGTTCGACCTCCGCCCCGGCGGTCGCGTCGACTACCGGATGACGAGCCCGCAGGGCCAGCGCTCCGCCGGATCGTGGGAGGTGCTGAACGTCGACCCCGGACGCAGCTTCGAAGTCCTCGACTCCTTCGTCGGCGACGATGGCGAGAAGCTCGACGGCTTCCCCTCGATGCGCATGGTCTTCTCGTTCGAGGCGACCGCCGACGGTTCGCGACTCACCAACACCACCTACTTCACCTCGCTCGAGGCGCTCGAGCAGGTCGTCGCGATGGGGGCGATCGAGGGTTCGCGTCTGGCGATGAGCCAGCTCGACGCCGTGCTGCAGGACCTCCGGGCGTACGCGCAGGGCAAGGGCACTCGCACCGAGCTGCTGACCGATCAGCACGTGCGGATCACCCGGCTCATCGAGGGTTCGCGCGAGCTCGTCTGGCGTGCCCACCACGAGCCGGAGCTGCTGCGTCAGTGGCTGCTCGGCCCCGACGGCTGGCAGATGGTCGAGTGCGAGGTCGGCGAGACCACCCGCTTCGTGTGGCAGCAGGGCGACGACGAGTCGACGCGATTCGGCTTCGAGAGCGAGCGGCTGCTCAGCGAGCCGATCTGGCGCGAGGTGTCGACGGAGCGCATGATCGGCACCCCGGGGCCGTCGACCGTGAACGACCTGCAGTTCTACGAGGAGGACGGCGCGACCCTGCTGACGCTGCTGATCGAGTACCCCGACAAGGAGACCCGCGACATGATCCTCGCGACGGGGATGACCGACGGCATGGAGGCGTCGTACGCGCGCCTGGAGGCGGTCGTCGCGGGCTGA
- the kdpA gene encoding potassium-transporting ATPase subunit KdpA — protein MGVDSADIWFGVLQIATLVLLLALLYRPVGDLMFRIFTGEKDAAAERVVYRLIGVDPRSEQTWQAYTRGVLAFSLMGVLFVYALQRLQALLPASLGLPAVPEGLAFNTAASFVTNTNWQSYSPEATMGYLVQLAGLTVQNFVSAAVGIAVAIALVRGFARRGQSTIGNFWVDLTRGLGRLLLPIALVAAVVLLAGGVIQNLNGFVDAHTLAGATQSIPGGPVASQEAIKMLGTNGGGFFNANSAHPFENPTPWTNLFQLLLILVIPISLPRTFGRMVGDNRQGYAILAVMSTLAIASIAAVSALEVAGHGTAPQLAGGAMEGKEQRFGIVGSALYAAVTTLTSTGAVNSMHDSYTATGGMIPLLNMMLGEVAPGGVGSGLYGMLVLAIIAVFVGGLLVGRTPEYLGKKIGPTQIKLASLYILVTPTLVLAGTALSFGIPAVRADVEATSILNPGIHGMTEVLYAFTSAANNNGSAFAGLTANTPWFNTALGVVMLLGRFVPIVLVLALAGSLAAQERVPATAGTLPTHRPQFVGLLAVVTVVITALTYFPVLALGPLAEGLS, from the coding sequence ATGGGCGTCGATTCCGCCGACATCTGGTTCGGTGTGCTCCAGATCGCCACCCTCGTCCTGCTGCTCGCACTGCTGTACCGCCCGGTCGGCGACCTCATGTTCCGCATCTTCACGGGCGAGAAGGATGCCGCCGCAGAGCGGGTCGTCTACCGCCTCATCGGGGTCGATCCGCGCAGCGAACAGACCTGGCAGGCCTATACCCGGGGCGTCCTCGCCTTCTCACTCATGGGTGTGCTCTTCGTCTACGCGCTCCAGCGCCTGCAGGCGTTGCTGCCGGCCTCGCTCGGGCTGCCGGCCGTGCCCGAGGGCCTGGCGTTCAACACCGCGGCATCCTTCGTCACCAACACCAACTGGCAGTCGTACTCCCCCGAGGCGACGATGGGCTACCTCGTGCAGCTCGCCGGCCTCACGGTGCAGAACTTCGTCTCGGCCGCCGTCGGCATCGCCGTCGCGATCGCGCTCGTGCGCGGCTTCGCGCGGCGCGGGCAGAGCACGATCGGCAACTTCTGGGTCGATCTCACGCGTGGCCTCGGCCGACTGCTGCTGCCGATCGCGCTCGTCGCTGCGGTCGTGCTGCTGGCGGGCGGCGTCATCCAGAACCTCAACGGCTTCGTCGATGCGCACACCCTCGCGGGCGCCACCCAGTCGATCCCGGGCGGACCGGTCGCCTCGCAGGAGGCGATCAAGATGCTCGGCACCAACGGCGGCGGGTTCTTCAACGCGAACTCCGCGCACCCCTTCGAGAACCCGACGCCGTGGACGAACCTGTTCCAGCTGCTGCTGATCCTCGTCATCCCGATCTCGCTGCCGCGCACGTTCGGTCGCATGGTCGGCGACAACCGCCAGGGCTACGCGATCCTCGCGGTCATGTCGACCCTCGCGATCGCGTCGATCGCCGCGGTGAGCGCGCTCGAGGTCGCCGGACACGGCACCGCCCCGCAGCTGGCCGGCGGCGCGATGGAGGGCAAGGAGCAGCGGTTCGGCATCGTCGGCTCGGCGCTGTACGCGGCCGTCACGACGCTCACCTCGACCGGCGCGGTGAACTCGATGCACGACTCGTACACCGCGACGGGCGGCATGATTCCGCTGCTGAACATGATGCTCGGCGAAGTCGCCCCTGGCGGCGTGGGCTCGGGCCTGTACGGCATGCTCGTTCTCGCGATCATCGCCGTGTTCGTCGGAGGTCTGCTCGTCGGTCGCACCCCCGAATACCTCGGCAAGAAGATCGGCCCGACCCAGATCAAGCTCGCGAGCCTGTACATCCTGGTGACTCCGACCCTGGTGCTGGCGGGAACGGCGTTGAGCTTCGGCATCCCCGCCGTGCGCGCCGACGTCGAGGCGACCTCGATCCTCAATCCCGGCATCCACGGGATGACGGAGGTGCTGTACGCGTTCACGTCGGCCGCGAACAACAACGGCTCGGCGTTCGCCGGACTCACCGCGAACACGCCCTGGTTCAACACGGCGCTGGGTGTGGTGATGCTGCTCGGACGGTTCGTCCCGATCGTGCTCGTGCTCGCCCTGGCCGGCTCGCTCGCCGCACAGGAGCGCGTGCCCGCCACCGCCGGCACGCTGCCGACGCACCGCCCGCAGTTCGTCGGGCTCCTCGCGGTCGTGACCGTGGTCATCACCGCACTGACGTATTTCCCCGTTCTCGCGCTGGGTCCCCTGGCAGAAGGTCTTTCCTGA
- a CDS encoding response regulator, with protein sequence MKILVADDDPQLVRALRITLAAHGYDVIAAPDGAAAIATAAQARPDVVMLDLGMPRLDGIEVIHALRGWTDVPILVVSGRTGSADKVEALDAGADDYVTKPFQIDELLARLRALARRRGVAASVDTPVVRFGDVEVDLAATRVVRGGEVVHLTPTEWRMLEFLARNPGTLVTRQNLLRDIWGTDQVADSGYLRLYMSQLRKKLERDPAHPQHLLTEQGMGYRLVLGD encoded by the coding sequence GTGAAGATCCTGGTCGCCGACGACGATCCGCAGCTCGTGCGGGCGCTGCGGATCACCCTCGCCGCGCACGGCTACGACGTCATCGCCGCGCCCGACGGCGCCGCCGCGATCGCCACGGCGGCCCAGGCGCGCCCCGACGTCGTCATGCTGGATCTCGGCATGCCGCGCCTGGACGGCATCGAGGTGATCCACGCGCTGCGCGGGTGGACCGACGTGCCGATCCTCGTCGTGTCCGGACGCACGGGCTCGGCCGACAAGGTCGAAGCACTGGATGCCGGCGCCGACGACTACGTCACGAAGCCGTTCCAGATCGACGAGCTGCTCGCACGCCTGCGCGCCCTCGCACGTCGGCGGGGCGTGGCGGCATCCGTGGACACGCCTGTCGTGCGCTTCGGCGATGTGGAGGTCGACCTCGCCGCCACCCGGGTCGTCCGCGGCGGCGAGGTCGTGCACCTGACGCCGACGGAATGGCGGATGCTCGAGTTCCTCGCCCGCAACCCCGGCACGCTCGTGACCCGGCAGAACCTGCTGAGAGACATCTGGGGAACCGACCAGGTGGCCGACTCGGGTTATCTGCGCCTCTACATGTCGCAGCTGCGCAAGAAGCTCGAGCGCGATCCGGCGCATCCCCAGCATCTGCTCACCGAGCAGGGCATGGGCTACCGACTCGTGCTCGGCGACTGA
- the kdpB gene encoding potassium-transporting ATPase subunit KdpB, producing the protein MNTSAPVLDRPQPTGDDRASSPAPTRRAFGWSQLIEALPGALRKLNPAELWRSPVMFLVWVGAALTTAIAIAEPFLGGPQSSGGTPVPGGFTWGIAVWLWLTVLFANLAESVAEGRGKAQAQALRTTRTATVAHRVRGYDGAADAAATTAATEDVASSELTLDDVVVVSAGELIPGDGDVIWGIATVDESAITGESAPVVRESGGDRSAVTGGTRVLSDRVVVRITSTPGQTFVDRMIALVEGANRQRTPNEIALGILLASLSIVFVVVVLTLNPIASYAASPVSIPVLVALLVCLIPTTIGALLSAIGIAGMDRLVQHNVLAMSGRAVEAAGDVTTLLLDKTGTITYGNRRASAFLPLTGVEETELARTAALSSLADPTPEGVSIVELASARGVEVSAPADAVAVPFTAQTRMSGLDLADGTVIRKGAGSAVLAWMEQTRPVSASVRTQLTSDIESVSQSGGTPLVVAVQDAVGARVLGVVHLKDVVKEGLAERFTQLRAMGIRTVMITGDNPLTARAIAAEAGVDDFLAEATPEDKLALIQREQAGGALVAMTGDGTNDAPALAQADVGVAMNTGTSAAKEAGNMVDLDSDPTKLIDIVRIGKQLLITRGALTTFSLANDIAKYFAIIPAMFMGVFPGLAALNLMQLHSPASAVTSAIIFNAIIIVVLIPLALKGVAYRPASASQILGRNLLVYGLGGVIAPFVGIKLIDLVVSLLPGF; encoded by the coding sequence ATGAACACGTCCGCTCCGGTCCTCGACCGTCCGCAACCCACCGGTGACGACCGTGCGTCCTCGCCCGCTCCGACCCGCCGCGCCTTCGGCTGGAGCCAGCTGATCGAGGCCCTTCCGGGGGCGCTGCGCAAGCTCAACCCCGCGGAGCTCTGGCGCAGCCCCGTGATGTTCCTCGTGTGGGTGGGCGCGGCCCTCACCACCGCGATCGCGATCGCCGAGCCCTTCCTCGGCGGCCCGCAGAGCTCGGGCGGCACCCCGGTGCCGGGCGGCTTCACGTGGGGCATCGCCGTGTGGCTCTGGCTGACGGTGCTGTTCGCGAACCTCGCCGAGTCGGTCGCCGAAGGCCGCGGCAAGGCGCAGGCGCAGGCCCTGCGCACGACCCGCACCGCCACGGTCGCGCACCGCGTACGCGGCTACGACGGCGCCGCGGATGCCGCGGCCACCACCGCCGCGACCGAAGACGTGGCCTCGTCGGAGCTGACCCTGGACGACGTCGTGGTCGTGTCGGCCGGCGAGCTCATCCCCGGCGACGGCGACGTCATCTGGGGCATCGCGACCGTCGACGAATCGGCCATCACCGGCGAATCGGCCCCCGTCGTGCGCGAATCCGGCGGCGACCGCAGCGCCGTCACCGGCGGCACGCGGGTGCTCAGCGACCGCGTCGTCGTGCGCATCACGTCCACGCCCGGTCAGACCTTCGTCGACCGCATGATCGCTCTCGTCGAGGGCGCGAACCGTCAGCGCACCCCCAACGAGATCGCCCTCGGCATCCTGCTGGCAAGCCTGTCGATCGTGTTCGTCGTCGTCGTGCTGACCCTCAACCCGATCGCCTCGTACGCGGCGAGCCCGGTCAGCATCCCCGTGCTCGTGGCGCTGCTCGTCTGCCTCATCCCCACGACGATCGGTGCGCTGCTGTCGGCGATCGGCATCGCCGGCATGGACCGTCTCGTGCAGCACAACGTGCTGGCCATGTCGGGCCGCGCGGTCGAAGCCGCCGGCGACGTCACGACGCTGCTGCTCGACAAGACCGGCACGATCACCTACGGCAACCGTCGCGCGAGCGCCTTCCTGCCGCTGACCGGGGTGGAGGAGACCGAACTCGCCCGCACCGCCGCCTTGTCGTCGCTGGCCGACCCCACCCCCGAAGGGGTGTCGATCGTCGAGCTCGCCAGCGCGCGCGGCGTCGAGGTCTCCGCCCCGGCGGATGCCGTCGCCGTCCCGTTCACCGCCCAGACCCGCATGAGCGGTCTGGATCTCGCCGACGGCACCGTCATCCGCAAGGGCGCCGGCAGCGCCGTGCTCGCCTGGATGGAGCAGACCCGTCCGGTGTCGGCCTCCGTGCGCACGCAGCTGACCTCGGACATCGAGTCCGTGTCGCAGTCGGGCGGCACGCCGCTGGTGGTGGCCGTTCAGGATGCCGTAGGGGCGCGCGTGCTCGGCGTTGTGCACCTGAAGGACGTCGTCAAGGAGGGCCTCGCCGAGCGGTTCACGCAGCTGCGGGCGATGGGCATCCGCACCGTGATGATCACGGGCGACAACCCCCTGACGGCGCGGGCGATCGCCGCCGAGGCGGGCGTCGACGACTTCCTCGCCGAGGCCACCCCGGAGGACAAGCTGGCGCTCATCCAGCGCGAACAGGCCGGTGGTGCCCTCGTTGCGATGACCGGCGACGGCACCAACGACGCCCCCGCGCTCGCGCAGGCCGACGTCGGCGTCGCAATGAACACGGGCACGTCGGCCGCGAAAGAGGCCGGCAACATGGTCGACCTCGACAGCGACCCGACCAAGCTCATCGACATCGTCCGCATCGGCAAGCAGCTGCTCATCACCCGAGGAGCACTGACGACGTTCTCCCTCGCCAACGACATCGCGAAGTACTTCGCGATCATCCCGGCGATGTTCATGGGCGTCTTCCCGGGACTCGCCGCGCTGAACCTCATGCAGCTGCACTCGCCCGCGTCGGCGGTCACGAGCGCCATCATCTTCAACGCGATCATCATCGTGGTGCTGATCCCGCTGGCGCTGAAGGGCGTCGCCTACCGGCCGGCGAGCGCCTCGCAGATCCTCGGGCGCAACCTCCTCGTCTACGGACTGGGCGGAGTCATCGCCCCCTTCGTCGGCATCAAGCTCATCGACCTCGTCGTGAGCCTTCTCCCGGGCTTCTGA
- a CDS encoding DUF4118 domain-containing protein: protein MKRGRLRVLLGAAPGVGKTYEMLSEGHRLLADGRDVVVGIVETHGRAATSARAEGLPTLGRRRLRHREVDLDELDLDGLLDRHPEIALVDELAHTNAPGSRNEKRWQDVEELLAAGIDVITTVNVQHIASLGGVVAQITGVTQRETVPDAVVRAADQIEVVDLAPQSLRDRLAAGAVYPAERIDAALSNYFRLGNLTALRELALLWLADEVDSALQSYREEHGIRGAWQARERVVVALTGGPEGDTLLQRGARIAARAAGGELLAVHVTTQEGLRAAAPGALAAQRALVESLGGSYHQVIGEDVPRTLVEFARSVNATQLVLGASRRSRLGAAFTGPGIGATVIRESGDIDVHIVTHAAAGGNLHLPRLTGGALGWRRRILGLVVALTGGPLLSWLLFATANEETITSDVLSYQLLVVVVALIGGIWPALFAAVLSGLTLDFLFIHPRFTVTIDNPLHALALVLYVVIAILVSWIVDQAARRTRRARRAAAESELLATVSGSVLRGESAVPALVSRTREAFGVSGARLLAGDGSTQQVLATDGEPVRDGRAVVVPVGTDAAGGPRATLELHGGDVGGPERRLLDVITAQLAAALEHSELTQTARTADALAATDQVRTALLSAVSHDLRRPLAAAIAAVGGLRAAGPSLTAADRDELVETADESLAALAALVTDLLDVSRVQAGVLAVSLSPVDLAGAVLEALDELGIGPDVVELALDPTVPAVRADPVLLQRVIVNVLANARRYAPPGTRVRIASSRLGSTVELRIVDHGPGVSADRQDDIFAPFQRLGDTDNTTGLGLGLALSKGFTEGMGGTLTPETTPGGGLTMVVSLPVDAAASTLAAPSVAEAGG, encoded by the coding sequence ATGAAGCGGGGCAGACTGCGCGTGCTGCTCGGAGCGGCGCCGGGCGTCGGCAAGACCTACGAGATGCTGTCCGAGGGACACCGTCTGCTCGCCGACGGGCGCGACGTGGTCGTCGGCATCGTCGAGACCCACGGCCGCGCGGCCACCTCGGCCCGCGCGGAGGGCCTGCCCACGCTCGGACGCCGGCGTCTGCGCCATCGCGAGGTCGACCTCGACGAGCTCGACCTCGACGGCCTGCTGGATCGGCATCCCGAGATCGCGCTCGTCGACGAGCTCGCCCACACCAACGCACCCGGCTCCCGCAACGAGAAGCGATGGCAGGACGTCGAGGAGCTGCTGGCCGCCGGCATCGACGTGATCACGACCGTCAACGTCCAGCACATCGCCTCGCTGGGCGGCGTGGTCGCGCAGATCACCGGGGTCACTCAGCGCGAGACGGTGCCGGATGCCGTGGTTCGCGCCGCCGACCAGATCGAGGTCGTCGACCTCGCCCCGCAGTCGCTGCGCGACCGGCTCGCCGCCGGCGCCGTCTACCCCGCCGAGCGCATCGACGCGGCCCTGTCGAACTACTTCCGCCTCGGAAACCTCACGGCCCTGCGCGAACTCGCCCTCCTGTGGCTCGCCGACGAGGTCGACAGCGCGCTGCAGAGCTACCGCGAGGAGCACGGCATCCGCGGGGCGTGGCAGGCGCGCGAGCGGGTCGTCGTCGCCCTCACCGGCGGCCCGGAGGGCGACACGCTCCTGCAGCGCGGAGCGCGCATCGCCGCGCGTGCCGCCGGGGGCGAGCTGCTCGCGGTGCACGTGACGACGCAGGAGGGGCTGCGTGCGGCCGCCCCCGGTGCCCTCGCGGCCCAGCGCGCACTCGTCGAGTCGCTCGGCGGCAGCTACCACCAGGTGATCGGCGAGGACGTGCCGCGGACGCTGGTCGAGTTCGCCCGGTCGGTCAACGCGACCCAGCTCGTGCTGGGCGCCAGTCGTCGCAGCCGGCTCGGCGCGGCCTTCACCGGTCCGGGCATCGGGGCCACGGTCATCCGCGAGTCGGGCGACATCGACGTGCACATCGTGACCCACGCCGCCGCAGGCGGAAACCTGCACCTGCCGCGGCTGACCGGAGGGGCGCTGGGCTGGCGGCGGCGCATCCTGGGGCTGGTGGTCGCTCTCACCGGCGGGCCGCTGCTGTCGTGGCTGCTGTTCGCGACCGCGAACGAAGAGACGATCACCTCCGACGTGCTCTCCTACCAACTGCTCGTGGTCGTCGTCGCGTTGATCGGCGGGATCTGGCCGGCGCTGTTCGCGGCGGTGCTGTCGGGGTTGACGCTGGACTTCCTCTTCATCCATCCGCGTTTCACGGTCACGATCGACAACCCGCTGCACGCGCTGGCGCTCGTGCTGTACGTCGTGATCGCGATCCTGGTGAGCTGGATCGTCGACCAGGCCGCGCGTCGTACCCGCCGGGCACGGCGCGCCGCTGCGGAGTCGGAGTTGCTGGCGACGGTGTCGGGCAGCGTGCTGCGGGGCGAGAGCGCCGTTCCGGCCTTGGTCAGTCGCACGCGGGAAGCGTTCGGCGTGAGCGGGGCGCGCCTGCTGGCCGGAGACGGATCGACGCAGCAGGTGCTGGCGACCGACGGCGAGCCGGTGCGCGACGGCCGGGCGGTCGTGGTGCCCGTCGGCACGGATGCCGCGGGCGGCCCTCGGGCCACGCTGGAGCTGCACGGCGGCGACGTCGGCGGCCCCGAACGACGCCTCCTCGACGTCATCACCGCGCAACTCGCCGCGGCCCTCGAGCACAGCGAGCTCACGCAGACGGCCCGCACCGCCGACGCCCTGGCCGCGACCGACCAGGTGCGCACGGCGTTGCTGTCGGCGGTCAGCCACGATCTGCGCCGGCCGCTCGCGGCCGCCATCGCCGCCGTCGGCGGCCTGCGTGCCGCGGGGCCCTCGCTCACCGCAGCCGACCGCGACGAGCTCGTCGAAACCGCGGACGAGTCGCTCGCCGCGCTCGCGGCGCTGGTCACCGACCTGCTCGATGTGAGCCGCGTGCAAGCGGGGGTGCTCGCCGTCTCGCTCTCCCCCGTCGATCTCGCGGGGGCAGTTCTCGAAGCCCTCGACGAGCTGGGCATCGGACCCGACGTCGTCGAACTCGCGCTCGATCCGACCGTTCCTGCGGTGCGCGCCGACCCCGTGCTGCTGCAGCGGGTCATCGTCAACGTCCTCGCCAATGCGCGCCGCTACGCGCCGCCCGGCACGCGCGTGCGCATCGCATCCAGCCGGCTCGGCTCGACCGTCGAGCTGCGGATCGTCGACCACGGCCCGGGCGTCAGCGCCGACCGCCAGGACGACATCTTCGCTCCCTTCCAGCGGCTCGGCGACACCGACAACACCACCGGGCTGGGGCTCGGGCTCGCCCTGTCGAAGGGCTTCACCGAGGGCATGGGCGGCACGCTGACGCCCGAGACCACGCCCGGCGGGGGGCTGACGATGGTGGTCTCGCTGCCGGTGGATGCCGCGGCATCCACTCTCGCCGCGCCCTCGGTCGCCGAAGCGGGAGGATGA